In one window of Bos taurus isolate L1 Dominette 01449 registration number 42190680 breed Hereford chromosome 4, ARS-UCD2.0, whole genome shotgun sequence DNA:
- the LOC132345077 gene encoding LOW QUALITY PROTEIN: G2/mitotic-specific cyclin-B1-like (The sequence of the model RefSeq protein was modified relative to this genomic sequence to represent the inferred CDS: deleted 1 base in 1 codon): MALRITRNTKINAENKAKISMAGAKRVPVASVATSKPGLRPRTALGDMGNKVSEQPQAKLPLKKEAKTLAAGKVTAKKVPKPLEKAPVPVPEPQPEPEPELEPVKEEKLSPEPILVDTPSPSPMETSGCAPAEEYLCQAFSEVILAVSDVDAEDGADPNLCSEYVKDIYAYLRQLEEEQAVKAKYLMGHEVTGNMRAILIDWLVQVQIKFRLLQETMYMTVSIIDRFMQDNYVPKKMLQLVGVTAMFAASKYEEMYPPEIGDFAFMTDNTYTKFQIRQMEMKILRALSFSLGHPLPLHFLRRASKIGEVDVELHTLAKYLMELPMLDYDMVHFPPSQIAVGAFCLALKVLDNGEWTPTLQHYLSYTEESLLVVMQHLAKNVVMVNRGLTKHMTIKNKYATSKHAKISTLAQLNSALVQDLAKAVAKV; encoded by the exons ATGGCGCTCCGGATCACCAGGAACACGAAGATTAATGCTGAAAATAAGGCTAAGATCAGTATGGCAGGGGCCAAGCGCGTGCCTGTGGCCTCTGTTGCAACATCTAAGCCCGGGCTGAGGCCCCGAACAGCTCTTGGAGACATGGGTAACAAAGTCAGTGAACAACCGCAGGCCAAACTGCCTctgaaaaaggaagcaaaaactTTAGCTGCTGGAAAAGTTACTGCTAAAAAAGTACCAAAACCTCTGGAAAAGGCTCCTGTACCTGTGCCGGAGCCCCAGCCGGAGCCAGAGCCGGAACTCGAGCCTGTTAAGGAAGAGAAACTTTCCCCGGAGCCTATTTTGGTCGATACT CCCTCTCCAAGCCCCATGGAAACATCTGGCTGTGCCCCTGCAGAAGAGTATCTGTGTCAGGCTTTCTCAGAGGTAATTCTTGCAGTGAGTGATGTGGATGCAGAAGACGGAGCGGATCCAAACCTTTGTAGTGAATATGTAAAAGATATCTATGCTTATCTAAGACAACTTGAGGAAGAGCAAGCAGTCAAAGCAAAATACCTAATGGGTCATGAAGTCACTGGAAACATGAGAGCCATCCTCATTGACTGGCTAGTGCAAGTTCAAATAAAATTCAGATTACTGCAGGAGACCATGTACATGACTGTTTCCATAATTGATCGGTTCATGCAGGATAACTATGTGCCCAAGAAGATGCTGCAGCTGGTTGGAGTCACTGCCATGTTTGCTGCAAGCAAATATGAGGAAATGTACCCTCCAGAAATCGGTGACTTTGCCTTTATGACTGACAACACCTACACCAAGTTTCAAATCAGACAGATGGAAATGAAGATTCTAAGAGCTTTAAGTTTTAGTCTGGGTCACCCTCTACCCCTGCATTTCCTTCGGAGAGCATCTAAGATTGGAGAGGTTGATGTTGAGCTACATACTCTGGCCAAATATTTGATGGAACTACCTATGCTGGACTACGATATGGTGCACTTTCCTCCTTCTCAGATTGCAGTGGGAGCTTTTTGCTTAGCACTGAAAGTTCTTGATAATGGTGAATGGACACCAACTCTACAGCATTACCTGTCATATACTGAAGAATCCCTTCTTGTTGTTATGCAACACCTGGCAAAGAATGTGGTCATGGTGAACCGTGGGCTTACAAAGCACATGACTATCAAGAACAAGTATGCCACATCTAAGCATGCTAAGATCAGCACTCTAGCACAGCTGAATTCTGCACTAGTTCAAGATTTAGCCAAGGCTGTGGCAAAGGTGTAA